The following proteins are encoded in a genomic region of Arcobacter suis CECT 7833:
- a CDS encoding PepSY domain-containing protein produces the protein MTNRKLHKISGLTAGVIILILSITGLFLNHDNWKFLHNITLQNVPLELYKSNNKNFTSYLINQNDENHIITGGTRGVYESFDQGKTFVETLDEVVYSIKNDDTFLYVATGNGLYKKEFKSTIWNKYLLDGKIITSLNIYKDRLLAVEDKTKVILVDLNNDSILVNSGINIPKELLNSDITLSRFVRDLHYGRGLFDGDISLFINDFATIVLIILGFSGFILWWLIANIKKSHKYKNSIKYFVKIHSNIFSILAIIPIIILLITGIFLDHGKDLNKFMKETIISKDYLPPVYRTLKSDIWGADFDGKNFYLGNRYGVFKSADLTNFELVSEGFAYKMIRKNEILYVSGMGSSNRTLINNTWNILENSPHMFTDIYFENTNIKYLSSHNKNLILPIFDNITLYTFLYSLHDGSFFAPWWVWVNDFASVLLLILLITGLIRWYLRSNLRKRIK, from the coding sequence ATGACAAATAGAAAACTACATAAAATTTCAGGTTTAACAGCAGGAGTTATTATTTTGATTCTTTCAATTACGGGTTTATTTTTAAACCATGATAATTGGAAGTTTTTACATAATATAACTTTACAAAATGTTCCTTTGGAGTTATATAAGTCAAATAATAAGAATTTTACTTCTTATTTGATAAATCAAAATGATGAAAATCATATAATTACAGGAGGAACAAGGGGAGTTTATGAAAGTTTTGATCAAGGAAAAACTTTTGTAGAAACTCTTGATGAAGTTGTTTATTCTATAAAAAATGATGATACTTTTTTGTATGTTGCAACGGGCAATGGACTTTACAAAAAAGAGTTTAAAAGTACGATTTGGAATAAATATTTATTAGATGGAAAAATTATTACATCTTTAAACATATACAAAGATAGATTATTAGCTGTCGAAGATAAAACAAAAGTAATTTTAGTTGATTTAAACAATGATTCAATTTTAGTAAATAGTGGAATAAATATTCCTAAAGAGTTATTAAATAGTGATATTACACTTTCAAGATTTGTAAGGGATTTACACTATGGAAGAGGTCTTTTTGATGGAGATATTTCACTTTTTATAAATGATTTTGCAACTATTGTTTTGATTATTTTAGGATTTAGTGGTTTTATTTTGTGGTGGTTAATTGCAAATATCAAAAAGAGTCATAAATATAAAAACAGTATTAAATATTTTGTGAAAATACATTCAAATATTTTTTCTATTTTAGCAATTATTCCTATAATTATTTTATTAATTACTGGAATATTTCTTGACCATGGAAAAGATTTAAATAAATTTATGAAAGAAACAATCATTTCAAAGGATTATTTACCTCCTGTTTATAGAACATTAAAAAGTGATATTTGGGGAGCTGATTTTGATGGCAAAAATTTTTATCTTGGAAATAGATATGGAGTTTTTAAAAGTGCTGATTTAACAAATTTTGAGTTAGTTTCAGAAGGTTTTGCCTATAAAATGATAAGAAAAAATGAAATCTTATATGTTAGTGGTATGGGTTCATCAAATAGAACTTTAATAAATAATACATGGAATATTTTAGAAAATTCTCCACATATGTTTACGGATATTTATTTTGAAAATACAAATATAAAATATCTTTCATCTCATAATAAAAATTTAATTTTGCCAATATTTGATAATATAACTTTATACACTTTTTTATATTCACTACATGACGGAAGTTTTTTTGCGCCTTGGTGGGTTTGGGTAAATGATTTTGCTTCGGTATTATTATTGATACTTTTAATAACAGGTTTGATAAGATGGTATTTAAGAAGCAATTTAAGAAAAAGGATTAAATAA